In one window of Euwallacea fornicatus isolate EFF26 chromosome 19, ASM4011564v1, whole genome shotgun sequence DNA:
- the Fdh gene encoding alcohol dehydrogenase class-3 isoform X1: MSTAGQVITCKAAVAWGPKEDLKFETIEVAPPKAHEVRIRILYTAVCHTDAYTLSGADPEGIFPVVLGHEGSGVVESVGEGVTTIQPGDHVIPLYIPQCKECKFCKSPKTNLCQKIRITQGKGVMPDGSSRFTCKGQTLYHFMGTSTFSEYTVVADISVTKINPKAPLDKVCLLGCGVPTGYGAALNTAKVEKGSTCAVWGLGAVGFAVGLGCELAGASRIIGVDINPEKFEIAKKFGFTEFINPKDYDRPLQEVLVELTDGGLDFTFECVGNIHTMRQALEACHKGWGVSTIIGVAGAGQEISTRPFQLVTGRVWKGTAFGGWKSIDSVPKLVDDYLAKKVKLDEFISHTFSWDKINDAFHLMHEGESIRTVLTVGQQ; this comes from the exons ATGTCGACTGCCGGTCAA GTGATAACCTGCAAGGCAGCAGTGGCCTGGGGCCCCAAGGAAGATCTGAAATTTGAGACCATTGAGGTGGCGCCCCCCAAAGCCCATGAGGTGAGGATCAGAATTTTGTACACTGCAGTATGCCACACTGATGCTTATACTCTCAGTGGGGCTGATCCTGAGGGTATTTTCCCTGTGGTCTTGGGGCATGAAGGCTCAGGAGTTGTGGAGAGTGTTGGAGAGGGGGTAACCACCATTCAACCAG GTGACCATGTCATCCCTCTCTACATTCCACAATGTAAGGAATGCAAGTTTTGTAAGTCTCCAAAAACCAATCTTTGCCAGAAAATCAGGATTACTCAAGGGAAGGGAGTAATGCCTGATGGATCTTCGAGATTTACTTGCAAAGGGCAAACACTCTACCATTTCATGGGCACTTCCACTTTCAGCGAATATACTGTAGTAGCTGATATCTCAGTAACAAAG ATAAACCCTAAAGCTCCACTGGATAAAGTATGCCTCCTGGGATGTGGGGTTCCCACAGGTTATGGTGCTGCTTTGAACACTGCTAAAGTAGAAAAAGGTAGCACCTGCGCAGTTTGGGGCTTGGGGGCTGTAGGTTTTGCAGTAGGACTTGGGTGTGAATTAGCAGGAGCCTCTAGAATTATCGGCGTGGATATCAATcctgaaaaattcgaaattg caAAAAAATTCGGTTTTACCGAATTTATAAATCCAAAAGACTATGATAGGCCTCTTCAAGAAGTGCTGGTGGAATTAACAGATGGCGGACTTGATTTTACTTTTGAATGTGTGGGAAATATCCACACTATGCGACAAGCGCTAGAGGCTTGTCATAAAGGATGGGGAGTATCCACCATCATAGGCGTCGCTGGGGCTGGCCAAGAAATCAGCACCAGGCCCTTTCAACTGGTTACTGGAAGAGTGTGGAAAGGAACAGCTTTTGGGG GCTGGAAAAGTATCGATAGTGTGCCTAAATTGGTCGACGATTATTTGGCCAAGAAAGTTAAATTAGACGAGTTCATATCGCACACGTTTTCCTGGGACAAAATCAATGATGCTTTCCATCTGATGCATGAAGGAGAAAG CATTCGCACAGTGCTCACCGTGGGACAACAATAA
- the Fdh gene encoding alcohol dehydrogenase class-3 isoform X2 — MSGADPEGIFPVVLGHEGSGVVESVGEGVTTIQPGDHVIPLYIPQCKECKFCKSPKTNLCQKIRITQGKGVMPDGSSRFTCKGQTLYHFMGTSTFSEYTVVADISVTKINPKAPLDKVCLLGCGVPTGYGAALNTAKVEKGSTCAVWGLGAVGFAVGLGCELAGASRIIGVDINPEKFEIAKKFGFTEFINPKDYDRPLQEVLVELTDGGLDFTFECVGNIHTMRQALEACHKGWGVSTIIGVAGAGQEISTRPFQLVTGRVWKGTAFGGWKSIDSVPKLVDDYLAKKVKLDEFISHTFSWDKINDAFHLMHEGESIRTVLTVGQQ, encoded by the exons ATGAG TGGGGCTGATCCTGAGGGTATTTTCCCTGTGGTCTTGGGGCATGAAGGCTCAGGAGTTGTGGAGAGTGTTGGAGAGGGGGTAACCACCATTCAACCAG GTGACCATGTCATCCCTCTCTACATTCCACAATGTAAGGAATGCAAGTTTTGTAAGTCTCCAAAAACCAATCTTTGCCAGAAAATCAGGATTACTCAAGGGAAGGGAGTAATGCCTGATGGATCTTCGAGATTTACTTGCAAAGGGCAAACACTCTACCATTTCATGGGCACTTCCACTTTCAGCGAATATACTGTAGTAGCTGATATCTCAGTAACAAAG ATAAACCCTAAAGCTCCACTGGATAAAGTATGCCTCCTGGGATGTGGGGTTCCCACAGGTTATGGTGCTGCTTTGAACACTGCTAAAGTAGAAAAAGGTAGCACCTGCGCAGTTTGGGGCTTGGGGGCTGTAGGTTTTGCAGTAGGACTTGGGTGTGAATTAGCAGGAGCCTCTAGAATTATCGGCGTGGATATCAATcctgaaaaattcgaaattg caAAAAAATTCGGTTTTACCGAATTTATAAATCCAAAAGACTATGATAGGCCTCTTCAAGAAGTGCTGGTGGAATTAACAGATGGCGGACTTGATTTTACTTTTGAATGTGTGGGAAATATCCACACTATGCGACAAGCGCTAGAGGCTTGTCATAAAGGATGGGGAGTATCCACCATCATAGGCGTCGCTGGGGCTGGCCAAGAAATCAGCACCAGGCCCTTTCAACTGGTTACTGGAAGAGTGTGGAAAGGAACAGCTTTTGGGG GCTGGAAAAGTATCGATAGTGTGCCTAAATTGGTCGACGATTATTTGGCCAAGAAAGTTAAATTAGACGAGTTCATATCGCACACGTTTTCCTGGGACAAAATCAATGATGCTTTCCATCTGATGCATGAAGGAGAAAG CATTCGCACAGTGCTCACCGTGGGACAACAATAA
- the LOC136345352 gene encoding E3 ubiquitin-protein ligase RNF185-like, whose product MSTSTEEARESTSQGDEGDSPNSKQGDKKDDGLLECNICLDTAKDAVVSMCGHLFCWPCLHQWLETRPNRQVCPVCKAAISRDKVIPLYGRGSKNQQDPRDKVPPRPAGQRTEPEPGNNFNGFGFGDGGFHMSFGIGAFPFGFFTSTFNFGEPRPNMAPHGTPQYMEEQFLSKVFLWLALIFIAWLLLA is encoded by the exons ATGTCAACCAGCACAGAAGAGGCTCGAGAAAGCACTAGTCAAGGAGATGAAGGAGATAGCCCTAACTCAAAGCAGGGAGACAAGAAAGATGATGGACTACTGGAGTGCAATATATGCCTGGACACAGCTAAAGATGCAGTTGTCAGTATGTGTGGACATTTATTTTG TTGGCCTTGTCTACACCAATGGCTTGAAACACGGCCAAACAGACAAGTTTGCCCTGTATGTAAAGCTGCAATTAGTCGAGATAAAGTGATTCCTCTCTATGGGAGAGGGAGCAAGAACCAGCAAGACCCTCGAGATAAAGTACCACCTAGGCCTGCAGGACAAAGAACTGAGCCAGAACCGGGAAACAACTTTAACG GTTTTGGATTTGGGGATGGGGGATTCCACATGTCTTTCGGAATTGGGGCTTTTCCCTTTGGATTCTTTACATCAACCTTCAACTTTGGAGAACCTAGACCTAACATGGCGCCTCATGGCACCCCCCAATACATGGAGGAACAATTCTTATCCAAGGTTTTCCTGTGGTTGGCTCTAATTTTTATTGCCTGGTTACTGCTTGCATAG
- the Syx18 gene encoding syntaxin-18 yields MDLTTLFKAWVKSIKVTNKNLGVFAPDSKTTLLKTGPKDVHLSKAREIVKHIKTLQSFLQDNRAAYLNVINYLSTNKTISEGDREKVDDRAEKIISECTTLINEYKKEIRGMAKTKQKEEHYQGVVESLENYLKNVSKIYTEAKAVRVKRVIEAHKLSKLETKPTSKKTDLEGITEKNESTLPSASSPISYDEELSTEDMQMFEQENEHLLKELNSISDEVKQMEGKVVHIAELQELFTEKVLQQEQDIERISDTVVGSTENIKYANEQIRQAMQRNAGLRVWMLFFLLVLSFSLLFLDWYND; encoded by the coding sequence ATGGACTTGACAACCCTCTTCAAAGCGTGGGTGAAATCCATCAAAGtcactaataaaaatttgggtGTATTTGCCCCTGATAGCAAAACTACCCTCTTAAAAACAGGTCCCAAAGACGTACACCTGTCCAAAGCCCGAGAAATCGTAAAACACATTAAAACTCTGCAGAGTTTTCTGCAAGACAACAGAGCAGCTTACCTGAACGTTATAAATTACTTATCAACCAACAAAACTATATCTGAGGGTGATAGAGAGAAAGTGGATGATAGGGctgagaaaattatttctgagTGTACAACCTTGATAAATGAGTACAAGAAGGAAATTCGGGGCATGGCAAAGACCAAGCAAAAAGAAGAGCATTATCAAGGTGTGGTGGAATCTCTGGAGAATTATCTGAAGAATGTTTCAAAGATTTATACTGAGGCTAAAGCAGTGAGGGTGAAAAGAGTCATTGAAGCCCATAAATTGTCAAAACTTGAGACTAAACCTACTAGTAAGAAGACTGACTTGGAGGgtataacagaaaaaaatgaatcaacTTTACCATCAGCATCCTCCCCAATTAGTTATGATGAAGAATTGAGTACTGAAGATATGCAAATGTTCGAACAAGAAAATGAACATCTACTCAAAGAACTTAACAGTATATCTGATGAGGTGAAACAAATGGAAGGCAAAGTTGTACACATAGCAGAATTGCAGGaactttttactgaaaaagtTCTACAACAGGAACAAGATATAGAGAGAATTTCTGATACAGTAGTGGGTTCTACTGAGAATATAAAGTATGCTAATGAACAAATTCGGCAAGCCATGCAGAGGAATGCTGGATTAAGGGTCTGGATGCTATTCTTTTTACTTGTATTGTCTTTTAGTCTCTTATTTTTAGATTGGTATAATGACTAA
- the LOC136345234 gene encoding transmembrane protein 230-like: MHKILPINLCFNKEKLNNFSSMSLHSISEYFDDITRRRNKNQEYAKLPTRDNGFVDAQFQKPSQEVPWKAITLATLLLVMGTSLLVFGSLAVGGRIELEYPDRLWPIIIIGIIMFIPGAYHVRIAYYAYKQVPGFSFDDIPEFE, translated from the exons ATGCATAAAATATTACCCATCAATTTATGCTTTAACAAGgaaaaactgaataatttttccagCATGAGTTTACATTCAATATCAG AATACTTTGATGATATCACACGTCGAAGAAACAAGAACCAAGAATATGCTAAATTGCCCACAAGAGATAATGGATTTGTTGATGCCCAATTCCAGAAACCCTCCCAAGAAGTTCCTTGGAAAGCAATTACCTTGGCTACTTTACTCTTGG TGATGGGTACCAGTCTATTGGTATTTGGTTCCTTAGCCGTTGGTGGGCGTATAGAGTTGGAATACCCAGATCGCTTATGGCCCATCATTATTATTGGAATTATCATGTTTATACCTGGGGCATATCACGTTAGAAttgcttattatgcttataaACAAGTGCCTGGGTTTTCCTTTGATGATATACCAGAGTTTGAGTAG
- the LOC136345232 gene encoding NKAP family protein CG6066 isoform X1 codes for MSYRRKSRSPFNRNGTKHASRSYRSRSRSTSKARISSHRISSRYPEEKFSKHERKNGDYPRSRDTKKFSSQEDDFMEHRRQEREILGLRESTVWSKSPVREDLSESEGEPEDQTTNLHKNKKHKKDKKHKKSKKHKKDKKKKKKKKRVSVSSSDDSEEEEQWVEKELKPRKKAMVSDSSEEEDAVLGPEQKPLTTLTHKEMGKALLPGEGAAMAAFVAEGKRIPRRGEIGLTSDEIASFEKVGYVMSGSRHRRMEAVRIRKENQIYSADEKRALAMFSKEERQKRENLILGQLKDMVKQKLADKNK; via the exons ATGTCGTATAGAAGAAAGTCCCGGTCCCCATTCAATAGAAACGGAACGAAACATGCTTCTCGATCCTACAGATCAAGGTCTAGGAGCACTTCGAAGGCCAGAATTTCTAG CCATAGAATCAGTAGCCGCTATCCAGAAGAAAAATTCAGTAAACATGAGAGGAAGAATGGGGACTATCCTCGATCTCGGGACACTAAGAAGTTTTCTTCACAAGAGGATGATTTCATGGAGCACCGTAGACAAGAAAGGGAGATTTTAGGTCTTAGAGAAAGCACTGTATGGAGTAAATCTCCTGTGAGAGAAGA TCTCAGTGAATCTGAAGGGGAGCCAGAAGACCAGACCACAAATCTGcacaaaaataagaagcaTAAAAAAGATAAGAAACacaaaaagtccaaaaaacacaaaaaggataaaaaaaagaagaaaaagaagaaacgaGTGTCTGTGTCAAGCTCTGATGACTCAGAAGAAGAAGAACAATGGGTAGAAAAAGAACTAAAACCCAGAAAGAAAGCTATGGTCTCAGATTCATCAGAAGAAGAAGATGCAGTTTTGGGACCTGAACAGAAACCTCTGACCACCCTCACCCATAAAGAAATGGGCAAAGCCCTTTTGCCAGGTGAAGGAGCTGCTATGGCTGCTTTTGTAGCTGAAGGAAAACGAATTCCGCGAAGAGGAGAAATCGGATTAACCTCAGATGAAATAGCCTCGTTTGAAAAGGTAGGATACGTTATGTCAGGCTCAAGACACAGGAGGATGGAGGCTGTTCGTATTCGTAAAGAAAACCAGATTTATTCAGCAGACGAAAAGAGGGCTTTGGCGATGTTTAGTAAGGAAGAGAGACAGAAGCGAGAAAACTTGATTTTGGGGCAGTTGAAGGATATGGTTAAGCAAAAATTAGCTGACaagaataaatag
- the LOC136345232 gene encoding NKAP family protein CG6066 isoform X2, with protein MSYRRKSRSPFNRNGTKHASRSYRSRSRSTSKARISSHRISSRYPEEKFSKHERKNGDYPRSRDTKKFSSQEDDFMEHRRQEREILGLRESTVWSKSPVREDESEGEPEDQTTNLHKNKKHKKDKKHKKSKKHKKDKKKKKKKKRVSVSSSDDSEEEEQWVEKELKPRKKAMVSDSSEEEDAVLGPEQKPLTTLTHKEMGKALLPGEGAAMAAFVAEGKRIPRRGEIGLTSDEIASFEKVGYVMSGSRHRRMEAVRIRKENQIYSADEKRALAMFSKEERQKRENLILGQLKDMVKQKLADKNK; from the exons ATGTCGTATAGAAGAAAGTCCCGGTCCCCATTCAATAGAAACGGAACGAAACATGCTTCTCGATCCTACAGATCAAGGTCTAGGAGCACTTCGAAGGCCAGAATTTCTAG CCATAGAATCAGTAGCCGCTATCCAGAAGAAAAATTCAGTAAACATGAGAGGAAGAATGGGGACTATCCTCGATCTCGGGACACTAAGAAGTTTTCTTCACAAGAGGATGATTTCATGGAGCACCGTAGACAAGAAAGGGAGATTTTAGGTCTTAGAGAAAGCACTGTATGGAGTAAATCTCCTGTGAGAGAAGA TGAATCTGAAGGGGAGCCAGAAGACCAGACCACAAATCTGcacaaaaataagaagcaTAAAAAAGATAAGAAACacaaaaagtccaaaaaacacaaaaaggataaaaaaaagaagaaaaagaagaaacgaGTGTCTGTGTCAAGCTCTGATGACTCAGAAGAAGAAGAACAATGGGTAGAAAAAGAACTAAAACCCAGAAAGAAAGCTATGGTCTCAGATTCATCAGAAGAAGAAGATGCAGTTTTGGGACCTGAACAGAAACCTCTGACCACCCTCACCCATAAAGAAATGGGCAAAGCCCTTTTGCCAGGTGAAGGAGCTGCTATGGCTGCTTTTGTAGCTGAAGGAAAACGAATTCCGCGAAGAGGAGAAATCGGATTAACCTCAGATGAAATAGCCTCGTTTGAAAAGGTAGGATACGTTATGTCAGGCTCAAGACACAGGAGGATGGAGGCTGTTCGTATTCGTAAAGAAAACCAGATTTATTCAGCAGACGAAAAGAGGGCTTTGGCGATGTTTAGTAAGGAAGAGAGACAGAAGCGAGAAAACTTGATTTTGGGGCAGTTGAAGGATATGGTTAAGCAAAAATTAGCTGACaagaataaatag